A window of the Brassica napus cultivar Da-Ae chromosome C5, Da-Ae, whole genome shotgun sequence genome harbors these coding sequences:
- the LOC106398011 gene encoding uncharacterized protein LOC106398011: MEVVPSTVVCPMLSSTNYMVWSMRMKVLLRVHKVWESIEPGTDDEEKKDIATALLFQSIPENLILQVGEVDSPKEIWEVVKSRNHGAECVKEAHLQTLMNEFERLRMKDTDSIDIFSGKISELASKFVALGQAMEEPKLVKKFLNSIPRSKYIQIIASLEQVLDLNKTSFEDIVGRLKAYEERIQVEDTQEPQENLLCKKKGHFASDCPEKEEQDDQELNKADTEEAGVALYMHEIVFLNEEKVIPKTLVKFRDGSCVNINGKGSILFEAKTGEHRLLTDIYDIRDLRSNILSLGQATEEGCDVRMKDNYLTLKDPNG; this comes from the exons ATGGAAGTCGTGCCTTCCACGGTGGTCTGCCCGATGTTATCTTCAACGAACTACATGGTATGGTCGATGAGAATGAAGGTGTTACTGCGAGTACACAAGGTTTGGGAATCAATTGAACCAGGAACAGACGATGAAGAGAAGAAGGATATCGCTACTGCTCTCCTATTCCAATCGATTCCAGAAAACCTAATATTGCAAGTTGGTGAAGTCGACTCCCCTAAAGAAATCTGGGAAGTCGTGAAGTCAAGAAATCATGGTGCTGAATGCGTAAAGGAAGCTCACCTTCAGACCTTGATGAATGAGTTTGAACGTCTAAGGATGAAAGACACAGACTCAATTGATATCTTTTCGGGCAAGATATCAGAATTGGCCTCAAAATTCGTAGCTTTAGGTCAAGCGATGGAAGAACCtaagctggtaaagaagttcCTGAACAGTATACCGCGAAGCAAGTATATTCAGATCATAGCGTCACTTGAACAAGTTCTCGATCTGAATAAAACGAGTTTCGAAGATATTGTTGGGAGGCTCAAGGCGTATGAAGAACGGATTCAAGTAGAAGATACACAAGAGCCACAAGAGAACCTGCT TTGCAAGAAGAAAGGCCACTTCGCCTCTGATTGTCCAGAGAAGGAGGAACAAGACGACCAGGAGCTAAACAAAGCAGATACAGAGGAAGCTGGTGTCGCTTTGTATATGCACGAGATCGTGTTTCTCAACGAGGAGAAGGTTATACCGAAGACACTG GTGAAGTTCCGAGATGGTTCATGTGTCAACATCAATGGCAAGGGGTCGATACTATTTGAAGCAAAGACAGGGGAACATAGACTCTTGACCGACATATACGACATTCGAGACCTAAGGAGCAATATATTGAGCTTGGGGCAAGCTACTGAAGAAGGATGTGATGTTAGGATGAAAGATAACTACCTAACACTGAAAGACCCTAATGGATGA